GAACTTCGGCTGCGGCTCCTCCCGCGAGCACGCCCCCCAGGCCCTGATGCGCTGGGGCATCCGGGCCATCGTGGGCGGCTCCTTCGGCGAGATCTTCTTCGGCAACTGCGTGATGCTCGGCATCCCGTGCCTGACCGCCTCTCAGGCCGACCTGGAGTGGCTCCAGAAAGCCATCGAGCGCGCCCCCGAGCAGGCGGTCACGGTCGACGTGGAGAAGCAGGAGGTACGCGTCGGCGATCGCGTGATCAAGGCCAGCATCCCCGACGGGCCCAGGAATCAGCTCGTGGGTGGGACCTGGGATTCCACGGCGGTGCTGCTGGAGGCGGGCGCGGCGATCGAGGCGACGGCGGGGAAGCTGCCGTACGTCACGGGTTACTGATCGGGGAAGTACACCCTCCATCGCCCGCGCACGGCGAGCGGCGCGACGGCGAGGAGCGTCAGACCTCCGACCAGGTCTGACGCTTGAAGGCCAGCAGGACCATCACGCGTCGGGTGAGCGGCGGAGAAGGCGCCTTGTGCGCAGTCACGCCCCGGGCGCTTCGGCTGCAGTCGCTTCCGCCGGCTGGAAGTCGACGTGCGCCAGCAACGCCGGCGTGACCATGTCGGGTCCCAGGATCTGCATCAGCTCCGTCGCGCCGCTGATGGGGCCGTGCTGAACGCGATGACGAACGATGGCGTCACCCGCCGCTTGATGAATGCCCGGGAGCTCCAGTAACTCCTGCGGATTCGCGAGGTTGATCCGGATCATCATTTCTTGACGAGAAGCTCGAGCCCCTCGGCACATGCCTGGGCTACCTCCGGGCTGGCCTTGTCTTGCCCGGGCATCTTGTCCCAGCCGCCCTTCTCGATGAATTCACTCCTCGACCAGTTGTTGACTTCAGCGAATTCCTTGAGCTTTTGTTCATGATTGGGCTGCTTCACGAACTGCGCGACGCAGATCGCCGCCTGACTCGCCACGACCGCTTTTTGCGTCATGCCGTGGGCAGTGCTGGTGGTCATCCAGCCGCCCCACATGAAGCCGAGGATCATTGCGATGGCGGCCCCACCGATCAGACCCCAGATGCCATACTTGAATTTTGCTGCGGTTTCCACTTTCATGGCCAAGACCCTCCTTGGGGTTCAGGCGCGCTATCGGCGCCTGCTACTCGGGACGGCCTTGCGGAAGGCCTCCGGCGCAGAGGCTAGCAAGCGACGCCGGAACACCGCTATTGGACCTTGGTCCATTGCGCCACCATCTCAAGGAGTCCTTCCTCGGGCTCGGGATTCAGCCGCCGACTCCGGCCTGAGGAAACATGCTCGGCGAAGGGCGCCTCTACATGCTGAACTCCTGGTGGATCGCCACCTTTCCGGGCCTCGCGATCTTCGTGACGACGCTCGTCATCAACCTGATGGGCAACGCCCTGCGTGACTGGCTGGACCCGCACATGAAGCTCTGAGCGTAGCCGGGGCCCGTGGATCAGCACGACCGGCGAATCGCCCAGCGCCTCGACGAGCCGAGGCTCTGCGAACCGGGGGTACGGTGGCGCGCGCCTTAATCTTCCTGGACTGTTTCGGCAATTTTCCTCCTGGCGGCCTCACTCATCGCCGTCAGCTCCCAGGATTCTTTCGCGCCGGGGCCCGACTGTCAACAATAGTGGACACCGCAGCATCCTGCGTTTTTCCCCTTGACAGCCTCCGCGGCTGCGCCGTTCATGCGGCGCGTAGCCCTCAGCAAAAACGAGCCCAGCGCACGGGCGCACCGGCGCGCGATCGAGTCCGTCACGATCAAAAATCATTTCTCCTTCTGAAATCGCTCGCCCCCGACGCTCCTCGGGAGGGCGAAAACCAGGGTGTAGAGTCGGCCAGCAGAGGGAGGGTTCGCTGTGGAGATCCACTCGCTGACCGTCGATGCCACTCACAGCCGCGCCGCAGAGTTGGACCGGCTCGGCGACGAGATCGCGGAGCTGGCGGCTCATCTGGATGCCGCCATGGCCCGCCTCCTGGATCTCATTCGCGAGTTCGACGCCGGCGGCGGCTGGGGCAACGGGTTCAAGTCCTGCGCCCACTGGTTGACCTGGCGGGTCGGACTCGCGCCCGGCGCTGCCCGTGAGCACGTGCGCGTGGCGCGCGCTCTCGGGACGTTGCCGCTGCTGGCCCAGGCGCTCGCTCGCGGGGAGCTGTCGTACTCGAAGGTCCGGGCCCTGACCCGGGTGGCCACCCCGGAGACCGAGGAGCGGCTGCTCGCCGTCGGGCTGGCCGGGACGGCCGAACACGTCGAGCGGATCGTCCGGGGCTGGCGGAGGGCCGATCGGGAGGCCGAGGCTCGGGAGGCGGCGCAGCGGCACAAGAGCCGGGCCCTGCACGTGTATCACGATGTAGACGGCATGGTGGTGCTCCGGGGGCGGCTGGAGCCCGAGGTCGGCGCGCTGGTCATTCAGGCGCTGGCCGCAGCACGAGAGGCGCTGTATCAAAAAGCGCGCGCCAACGAGCAGGAACGCCGCGCTAAGACGGAGAGCGGCTCGGGCGACGTTCCCGCGGGAACGTTCCCGGTCATCCCAGACATCTCCACCCTCGCCCAGCAGCAGGCCGACGCCCTGGCCCTGCTGGCGGAGACCGCCCTGCACCATGGGCTTGATCCCGGTGCCCCGGGCGAGCGTTACCAGGTAGTGGTCCACGTCGATGCCGAGGTCCTGGCGGACGCCGATGCGCCCGGCCAGTCGGTCCTCGACGAGGGCCCACGCGTTCCAGCTGGAACGTCCCAGCGCCTGGCCTGCGATGCCAGCAGGGTGGTGATGCGCCACGACAGAGACGGCCGCCTGCTGGAAGTCGGCGCCCGGACGCGCACGATCCCGCCCGCCCTGCGAAGAGCGCTCCAGCACCGGGACCGCGGCTGTCGCTTCCCAGGATGCGGCGTGCGCTTCGCCCAGGGGCATCATCTCCGCCACTGGGCGCAGGGTGGCCCGACAACGCTCTCCAACCTCGCGCTGTTGTGTCGCCGGCATCACCGCTCGGTCCATGAGGAAGGCTACCGGGTCGATCGA
This region of Candidatus Methylomirabilota bacterium genomic DNA includes:
- a CDS encoding isopropylmalate isomerase, which produces NFGCGSSREHAPQALMRWGIRAIVGGSFGEIFFGNCVMLGIPCLTASQADLEWLQKAIERAPEQAVTVDVEKQEVRVGDRVIKASIPDGPRNQLVGGTWDSTAVLLEAGAAIEATAGKLPYVTGY
- a CDS encoding helix-hairpin-helix domain-containing protein; amino-acid sequence: MMIRINLANPQELLELPGIHQAAGDAIVRHRVQHGPISGATELMQILGPDMVTPALLAHVDFQPAEATAAEAPGA
- a CDS encoding DUF222 domain-containing protein, which translates into the protein MEIHSLTVDATHSRAAELDRLGDEIAELAAHLDAAMARLLDLIREFDAGGGWGNGFKSCAHWLTWRVGLAPGAAREHVRVARALGTLPLLAQALARGELSYSKVRALTRVATPETEERLLAVGLAGTAEHVERIVRGWRRADREAEAREAAQRHKSRALHVYHDVDGMVVLRGRLEPEVGALVIQALAAAREALYQKARANEQERRAKTESGSGDVPAGTFPVIPDISTLAQQQADALALLAETALHHGLDPGAPGERYQVVVHVDAEVLADADAPGQSVLDEGPRVPAGTSQRLACDASRVVMRHDRDGRLLEVGARTRTIPPALRRALQHRDRGCRFPGCGVRFAQGHHLRHWAQGGPTTLSNLALLCRRHHRSVHEEGYRVDR